From Alteribacter lacisalsi, a single genomic window includes:
- a CDS encoding GH1 family beta-glucosidase yields MSKFPKEFVFGTATSSYQIEGAHDQGGRTPSIWDTFSKTPGKVWNGDHGDMACDHYNRYKEDVQLIKELGVESYRFSIAWPRIFPEQGVYNEEGMNFYRSLIEELKTAGIKPVVTLYHWDLPMWAYNQGGWVNRESVNWFLEFAEVCFRELDEHVDSWITHNEPWCASFLSYHLGHHAPGHRNIEEGLKAAHHILLSHGKAVQMLKTQFKSSTPVGITLNLTPVYGKTQSANDMLAVNNADGYTNRWFLDPIFKGAYPYDMMNVFSNYVHDFSFIQDGDVATIAVKCDFFGINYYNRSFVEYAGSEKFLFVDAHSDYEKTGMGWDVSPQEFKELIYRLRVDYTDLPIIITENGAAYDDVLEADGSVHDKERTAFMEKHIKAVAELEEEGMNIAGYYLWSLLDNFEWAFGYDKRFGIFYVDFDTQKRYWKDSAKRYRDIVASRSIEVKSNSVTF; encoded by the coding sequence GTGTCTAAATTTCCAAAAGAATTTGTGTTTGGTACAGCAACATCCTCCTATCAGATCGAAGGGGCGCACGACCAGGGCGGCCGGACCCCATCCATCTGGGATACGTTCTCCAAAACACCGGGGAAAGTATGGAACGGCGACCACGGAGACATGGCATGTGACCACTACAACCGCTATAAAGAAGACGTCCAGCTCATCAAGGAACTTGGCGTCGAATCGTACCGCTTTTCCATTGCCTGGCCGAGAATTTTCCCCGAGCAGGGTGTTTATAACGAAGAAGGCATGAACTTTTACCGATCCCTCATCGAGGAACTTAAAACGGCCGGCATCAAGCCGGTTGTAACGCTCTACCACTGGGATCTCCCGATGTGGGCCTATAACCAGGGCGGCTGGGTGAACCGTGAATCGGTTAACTGGTTCCTCGAATTTGCCGAGGTCTGCTTCCGCGAACTCGACGAGCATGTGGATTCCTGGATTACCCATAACGAGCCGTGGTGCGCGAGCTTCCTGAGCTACCACCTTGGCCATCACGCGCCGGGCCACCGCAATATCGAAGAAGGACTCAAAGCGGCCCATCACATTCTGCTTTCCCACGGAAAAGCCGTGCAGATGCTGAAAACACAGTTTAAGTCGTCCACACCGGTCGGCATTACGCTGAACCTGACACCGGTGTACGGCAAAACCCAGTCAGCCAACGATATGCTTGCCGTAAATAACGCAGATGGCTACACAAACCGCTGGTTCCTGGATCCGATTTTTAAAGGCGCCTATCCGTACGACATGATGAACGTGTTCTCCAATTACGTACACGATTTCAGCTTCATTCAGGACGGCGACGTTGCGACCATCGCCGTTAAATGTGACTTTTTCGGAATCAACTATTACAACCGTTCGTTCGTGGAATACGCCGGCAGCGAGAAATTTCTTTTTGTTGACGCGCACTCGGACTACGAGAAAACAGGCATGGGCTGGGATGTTTCCCCGCAGGAGTTCAAGGAACTCATTTACCGCCTGCGTGTGGACTACACGGATCTGCCAATCATTATCACCGAAAACGGTGCCGCTTACGATGACGTACTGGAAGCGGACGGATCGGTTCATGACAAAGAGCGTACGGCGTTCATGGAAAAACACATCAAAGCCGTTGCCGAACTTGAAGAAGAAGGCATGAACATTGCCGGCTACTACCTCTGGTCCCTGCTGGATAACTTTGAGTGGGCGTTCGGCTATGACAAGCGCTTCGGCATTTTCTACGTGGATTTCGACACACAGAAACGCTACTGGAAAGACAGTGCCAAGCGGTACCGTGACATCGTCGCCAGCCGGTCGATTGAAGTGAAAAGCAATTCAGTGACATTCTGA
- a CDS encoding glycoside hydrolase family 30 protein: protein MTKTIRLIESVKNEADFWQEKAPIPFESENSGGEPPVTVDPGTEYQEWMGFGGAFTEAAAYTLSQVSPAHRERAITAYFSEGDGLGYNLGRTHIHSCDFSLENYTYVDEGDTALDSFSIDRENKYVLPLIHDAVKEAGKELTMLASPWSPPAWMKTNGEMNHGGALKPEFREAWARYYVKYIEAMEQAGVPIWGVSVQNEPAAKQVWDSCLYTAEEERDFIKDHLGPAFEQHGLEDKKIVIWDHNRDIIVERAETVLSDPDAAKYVWGTGNHWYVSEEFENLSIVHEKFPDKHLLFTEGCIEGGVQLGAWHTGERYARNIIGDMNNWLEGFIDWNLVLNEEGGPNHVGNFCDAPIIADTKKDELHFNSSYYFIGHFSKFIRPGARRIHSETAVTDVSVTAFKNPDGSVVLVVLNEKETDVPFAISMEGLSARTVAKGRSIATYVME, encoded by the coding sequence ATGACAAAAACGATCCGTCTCATTGAATCGGTAAAAAATGAAGCAGACTTCTGGCAGGAAAAAGCGCCGATCCCGTTTGAATCGGAGAATAGCGGGGGCGAGCCCCCTGTCACGGTTGATCCCGGCACCGAATATCAGGAGTGGATGGGATTTGGCGGAGCCTTTACGGAAGCTGCCGCATACACCCTGTCGCAGGTCTCACCTGCTCATCGTGAACGTGCGATTACCGCTTACTTTAGCGAAGGGGACGGTCTCGGCTATAACCTCGGCCGGACCCACATCCACAGCTGTGATTTTTCTCTTGAAAATTATACCTATGTGGATGAAGGCGACACGGCGCTCGATTCGTTTTCAATTGACCGTGAAAACAAATACGTGCTTCCACTGATCCATGACGCGGTCAAAGAGGCAGGAAAAGAGCTGACCATGCTCGCATCTCCCTGGAGTCCGCCTGCATGGATGAAAACGAACGGTGAAATGAATCACGGCGGCGCATTAAAACCGGAATTCCGCGAGGCATGGGCTCGTTACTACGTGAAGTATATCGAAGCCATGGAGCAGGCCGGGGTTCCGATATGGGGCGTGAGTGTCCAGAACGAACCGGCCGCAAAGCAGGTGTGGGATTCATGCCTGTACACGGCAGAAGAAGAACGGGATTTTATTAAAGATCATTTAGGTCCTGCGTTTGAACAGCACGGACTCGAAGATAAAAAGATCGTCATCTGGGATCACAACAGAGATATTATTGTCGAACGGGCCGAAACGGTTCTGTCGGATCCTGATGCAGCAAAGTACGTCTGGGGTACAGGAAACCACTGGTACGTATCCGAAGAGTTTGAGAATCTCAGCATCGTCCACGAAAAGTTCCCGGACAAGCACCTTCTGTTTACGGAAGGGTGCATTGAAGGCGGCGTGCAGCTAGGCGCGTGGCACACAGGCGAGCGATACGCGAGAAACATCATCGGGGATATGAACAACTGGCTCGAAGGGTTTATCGACTGGAACCTGGTGCTTAACGAAGAAGGCGGTCCGAACCACGTGGGCAACTTCTGCGACGCACCGATCATTGCGGACACGAAAAAAGACGAGCTTCATTTTAACAGCTCGTACTATTTTATCGGTCACTTCAGTAAATTTATCCGTCCCGGCGCCAGACGGATTCATTCAGAAACAGCCGTCACAGATGTGAGTGTGACCGCATTCAAAAACCCGGACGGCTCTGTTGTTCTCGTGGTACTGAATGAAAAAGAAACCGACGTTCCTTTTGCCATCAGTATGGAAGGCTTATCAGCCCGGACCGTTGCAAAAGGCCGTTCGATTGCCACCTACGTGATGGAATAG
- a CDS encoding YesL family protein: MSGNAVVDRIMTGLEILVKVFVINGLWILFTALGLVVFGIFPATVALLAVVRKWIMGESDVPIFKTFAGSYKKEFVKANLYGLMIVLYGWVLYVNYQYMLLADGLLQLVMVIGLIITTSLFLLTVSFLFPSLVHFKLSFVEYLKFSFLLGVTRFYLPVLAGIGLTIVYHSVLFYPGVLVWFVPSLTGLILMSTAYQAFRKLPEAQV, encoded by the coding sequence ATGAGCGGGAATGCGGTAGTAGACAGAATCATGACGGGGTTGGAGATCCTGGTGAAAGTATTTGTGATTAACGGGCTTTGGATCCTGTTTACCGCCCTCGGATTAGTGGTGTTCGGTATTTTTCCGGCCACGGTGGCCCTACTTGCGGTCGTGAGGAAGTGGATTATGGGAGAGTCGGACGTGCCGATCTTTAAGACGTTTGCGGGCAGCTACAAAAAGGAGTTCGTTAAGGCGAATCTGTACGGTCTGATGATCGTGCTGTACGGATGGGTACTGTACGTGAATTACCAGTACATGCTGTTGGCAGACGGCCTGCTGCAGCTCGTGATGGTGATCGGACTGATCATCACAACAAGCCTGTTCCTGCTGACTGTCAGCTTCCTGTTTCCGTCACTCGTTCACTTCAAACTGTCTTTTGTTGAGTACCTGAAGTTTTCCTTTCTCCTCGGTGTAACGAGGTTCTACCTGCCGGTACTCGCTGGGATCGGCCTGACGATTGTATACCATTCGGTCCTGTTTTACCCTGGCGTGCTCGTCTGGTTCGTGCCTAGCCTCACCGGTCTCATCCTGATGTCCACTGCATATCAGGCCTTC